The genome window TTCATTGAATTTTAGTTACTTGAAAGTGTTCTGCTCCCACTAAGTGAAGGTTGATCCAATAAAGTGCCAATACAGAAATTTATCACCTCATTTATCTCCCACATTCATCTCCCCTTTCAAAGGGTCAGAAGAAATGCACTGGACAACAGATCAGATACCTTTCTGTTTTTCACCACTCGCAAATCAATGGCAATTTCAAGCAGGTGTTTGCTGTTTCAAAGGAAGGATAACAGATTTTGTGGGAGGAAAATAACTCTTATCTGTAATTTGTTTAAATACATCCCCCTCGTGATGGGCTGCACATGACTTCCCTATGTCATGCTGTCATGAATAATGATGCGGTGTGGTCACATGATAGTTCATAACACCCTCATGCCTATCAAAAAAATCAGGGCTATATTCACCATAGCAAAATAGTGTTTAGGGTTTTTCAACAGAAAATGAAAAACAAGCTGTTCTTATTGGACAGAactaggtagtccctccctgttttcttccgttttgtgcctaatgaacatggccCAGgccctctaactttctcacttaATCTGATAACACGCTGCTGTAGTGTACTTTTGTACAGCCTTATCCCTTCCAGTGATTGACTAAAAAGACTCCTGCTCAGATAGTTATGTTTCTCTCGCAAGCTGTCCGTCTTCAGTGATAGCTGGTGTGATACTGTAGCTTGCAGGCAAAACGCATTCATTCACATACTTTTCATCAACAGTATTTCAGGATTGGGTTAAGAATAGTTGAGGTAGGATTGCATGTAACACAAATAATACAACTGCTATTTAAGGACTAAAAAGTCAACACCATTTATTACAAGTAAAAGTGAGACCATGCTAAAAGGCTTAGAAAATGTACACGGACATCAGCAGTAGTTCTTTCTCTAATGTACATGTAAATGACACGAAATGCTCAAGCACCAGTAATAAGGTGTCTATTGAAGATAAAACACAGATTTTGCTTTTCTCAAACACTTATCTTCGTGTATTATGTACAAAGACTCGACTATAGTATCTCTAATGCACAGTAATTACCGTGTTACCACCACCACTCATTAGCTCAAATTCTCCTCATATTTTCTGCTTCTGTTTTTCATGCTGCTCTAGTCTCTAGATGTGTCATAGGTAAATGCTGTCCACTACCAGCACCTAAAATGTGATCTACAATCCACCTAAGTTCATTTAGCATAAGACAACATACACCAAACCTTTGGACAACTGATTTAACGTCTTCACTAGTGGAAGGACACTATCCAGCTAAATGAGCCATATAAACTTAGTTTCCCTCTTGCGGTGGCACAGTTTAGTTGTCTGTCTGAGTACCCCTTTACCTACCCCTCCCCAGCCCAGCCCTCCCCCTGCGGTTGCAGCAGTTTTGGTTTTGCCTGGCTGCTTGAGTCATGACTGGAGGCCACTGGTATTGTTGATAGCCTCCACATGCCTCCTCGCAGCACCAGTATGTCTCCACTCTGAGTGGTTAGTAAATGCAATAACACACCaggctgtactgctgtattcAGTAAGGGGTTTTCCCTGATTCATACAATGATGGTATTATGTCAACAGCCCCAAATGCTACAGATGCATCTATTGGCTGAAAGGAAAGATAAAATGAGTAGCCTCTTTTGCCCAAAAATACTGTATTTTGTGTAATTCTAGGCTATTACAAAATATGTACCACTGTTTGTGTGATAGTCCATCATAATCAAAGTCAAGTGCTAAATATGCATTGCAAAAAGAGAGCATAATTCCCTCACTTATGTTATGCTCCTCACCCTCTACCGATGCAGTTGAACCATTGACGGTATATGAATGTACAAAGCCATTGATGACGTCACACCATTtattcctatgtgaagactcaacAGTGCATTTGATGCTCGGGAAATCTGTTTTAGCTAAAATGGAATCACTTGGGGGGATTCTCAAAACATAACATCGCAGTTCCTAATCCCAGAGGCGCAATTTCGCGTGACTTCCGGGAACGCTTGCgaaacagaccaagcagaccTGTCCGGGGTTTGAGAAGTCGATGAGAGAAGTGAAATACTTCCTTAATTAGTAATTTTCTCAATCTAAATCCACAACCTAGATTCGAGCaaatgtcttaagtagttgaacatgttattactccaaccctGTGAAAGTGACACATTTTTGTCAAAAGCAACTTGATATCGAAGGAGTCCCTTTTGAATTGACGGGCTGCAAATGCGCAGTTCGGCCCGAGACAACCGTTAGACCCGATGACGTCTTTCTGTGCATGAACTTCACCATGACATCACCTACAATGTAATCAGGGATTTTTATTGGATAAGCAGTTTTTGCATATCTTCATACTGCGCTGTCTTTTGATAACATGctcagtttgagctactccaggaagtgatgttgcaggctagctcagtgctgcccacTCTCATTGAGTATCTCAAGTTGAAGGCCAATTGGGGTTGAAAACAATAGCATTCCCCACAGTCCTAAACAGCAGTATGATAGAAGATTATAGAGTTGAATACTTGCACAGCAAGAATCGTTTTTACGACCACAGTATGAGAAAAGTGTCTTGAGTTTGCTTTAATAGTAACATAATCAACACTATTATAGATTGTATACATTCAATTGTAAAGGCATAAAGATTTTTGCTGAATTATTTTTGAAAACCCTGACAAAAATACATTGAACATCATGGTAGATCATTCAAAAACTGACAGTTTCATAGTTTTGAATATTTTCTTCATCTATTAGAAATACAGTATCTCATGTAGCATTGGCAACTGCGAATAAAGTTCTCCACACAGTATATAAAAGTTGTGCGAAAAGCCATTATAGAAGAAGTCAACCACCCCAAAATGTAAATATGATCGAGaacaaccaaaacacacacatttatgcACACACCAAAGTGTTTTGTGTAATACATCTCTGTCCATTCAAGTAAAATGAGCTGAAATGTTGATTGGCTGCTCTCCACCTTACTCTACCATCAATAGTGGTCTCAGCATCATCATAGGCCTCTTTTTTTCTAAATTTCCCATCAGACCTTCTGCCAGTGCTGGAAGGAGGGTGAGCCCATCTGTAGCCCCACAAAGAACACCTGGTAGCGGTGCTTCCACATGACGAAGGCCCCCAGTGCACACACCAGGGCCTGGGTCAGGTTCAGGGCAATCTGAAGCAGGAAGTACAACTTCAGGGTGCCTGTGACCTCTCCGCAGTCGCTGACTCCCGCGTAGGTGAAGGTCCTGGCGATTGGATCGTGGGGGTCCAGGGTGCACACGCAGTCGTCTCCCACCTCCAGGCACCTGAAGCCGTTGGTCTGAGCATAATGGTGGCCAGAGAAGGCCATGACCAGGACAGAGAGGACCAGGCCCACTGTGCACAGGATGAAGTACAgcagctggaggaggagaggagaggaagtgagcttgtgtgttgtggtgtagtgAATCATAGCATAGCTAAGCATAGTGGGGGATAAATACTTAGAGGGAGGTCATCCTTAAGGACAACTGCAGGGTCATGTTTAGCACCAATTGATATAAATGATTTgaaacagaggacagactgccaATAACAACAATATTTCAAAGCTTTTTCTGTGTTGGAGCCTGAACATGACCCTGGTTGTCTACACTAGAGCTAAGATGACTGGAGCTCTATGTCTTTACTCAGCTTACTGTAGCACATTCAATGACTGATTGAAGTGGCTTAAGTGTTAGCAGGCCATAGTGAACCAGGTATGCCCACTCTAGCCATATCAGTTTCCAATCCAAATAGGTTTCTGTCTGCTAACGATTATCTCCCCTCAAAGCAGCCAATAAATACCTGCAGATCCTGGCTACCGGCCAGAGGTAGAACCTCACAGAGCACGACTGTCTTAAAGGGGAACTTCACCACTTTTTAACCTCATGGTCATTATGTCCAGCACAGCAGCACCATACCAGTGTTTCCGTATTTGAAAACCTAAATGTAGTCAATTAGCTTATATAAGAAAATCACCCCCTATGATGTCATCAGGGGTCATTTTCAAAAGAATTCAGTTattttcacacaaaaaaaacattctAGTTGAAAAGGAGGACTGACTGCATTAAGTAGACAGTGTTCCTGTGAGAATCCCCTGCAGCCTCCCACTTTACCTTTATCCACATgctgtgtacagtcgtggccaaaagttttgagaatgacacaaatattaattttcacaaagtctgctgcctcagtttgtatgatggcaatttgcatatactccagaatgttatgaagagatGAATTGCAGAGTCCCTCTTTGCtgtgcaaattaactgaatccccccaaaagaTTTCCAaggcatttcagccctgccacaaaatgaccagctgacatcatgttagtgattctctcgttaacacaggtgtgagtgttgacaaggacaaggctggagatcactctgtcatgctgattgagttcaaataacagactggaagcttcaaaaggagggtggtgcttggaatcattgttcttcgtctgtcaaccatggttacctgcaaggaaacacgtgccgtcatcattgctttgcacaaaaagggcttcacatgcAAGGATATTGctaccagtaagattgcacctaaatcaaccatttatcagataatcaagaacttcaaggagagtggttcaattgttgtgaagaaggcttcagggcgcacaagaaagtccagcaagcgccaggaccatctcctaaagtggattcagctgtgggatcggggcaccaccattacagagcttgctcaggaatggcagcaggcaggtgtgagtgcatctgcacacacggtgaggcgaagacttttggaggatggcctggtgtcaagaagggcagcaaagaagccacttctctccaggaaaaacatcagggacagactgatattctgcaaaaggtacaggggtaaagtcattttctctgatgaatcccctttccgattgtttggggcatccggaaaaaagatggtccggagaagacaaggtgagcgctaccataaGTCCTGTGTCaagccaacagtaaagcatcctgagaccattcatgtgtggggttgcttctcagccaagggagtgggctcactcacaattttgcctaagaacacagccatgaataaagaatggtaccaacacatcctccaagagcaacttctcccaaccatccaggaacagtttggtgatgaacaatgccttttccagcatgatggagcaccttgccataaggcaaaattgataactaagtggcttggggaacaaaacatcaatattttgggtccatggccaggaacctccccagaccttaatcccattgagaacttgtggtcagtcCTCAAGAGGCggatggacaaacaaaaacccacgaattctgacaaactccaagcattgattatgcaagaatgggctgccatcagtcagaatGTGGTCCAGAAGTTaaatgacagcatgccagggcggattgcagaggtcttgaaaaagaagggtcaacactgcaaatattgactctttgcatcaacttcatgtaattgtcaataagtctttgacacttatgaaatgcttgtaattatacttcagtattccatagtaacatctgacaaaaatatctaaagacactgaagcagcaaactttgaaaattaatatttgtgtcattctcaaaacttttggccacgactgtatttgtctttgtacaggtaactgccaaaataaaggaaacacttgagtaaatgagggatacaatgtctggttcctgagttaattaagcaattaacatcccagcTTGCTTaaagtcatgtataaaaatgcccagttg of Salvelinus fontinalis isolate EN_2023a chromosome 12, ASM2944872v1, whole genome shotgun sequence contains these proteins:
- the LOC129866875 gene encoding sarcospan-like; the encoded protein is MGEGKKGSGGGEKSGGAPPIQEKKGGRAEEGGPAPEDAHKCCGCRFPLLIALLQLLLGVAITAVAFLMVTISPSLLARETPHWAGIILCVVSLLGFLLYCITYVPDERTSMQFIAKLLYFILCTVGLVLSVLVMAFSGHHYAQTNGFRCLEVGDDCVCTLDPHDPIARTFTYAGVSDCGEVTGTLKLYFLLQIALNLTQALVCALGAFVMWKHRYQVFFVGLQMGSPSFQHWQKV